The following proteins are co-located in the Flectobacillus major DSM 103 genome:
- a CDS encoding peptidylprolyl isomerase — protein MALITKIREKSGIAAAAIAVSLILFLLGSDIFQGRSRFFGGSSDEVGEIAGESIKYQDFQKKVEEASQAYSAQTGRGPSEQELSMMREQVWNQYILDLAYGKEYEALGLSVSPDELVDMVQGDNIHPSVRQQFTNPQTGQFEKNFVIQFLKNLKTMPAAQQQAWANFEKSLSQDRLRAKYESLLRMSTYTTNIEAQKEYNAQTAKVDVHYLYVPFYSIADSTIKVTDSQLEDYLAKHKDLFKGENTRSLQYVTFPVIPSKQDTASFYNDIKRLAKELAIAKNDSAFAMMNSDVKTPYYMTLAEIPEAVKGQLSTMNAGGIYGPFKDGNVYSIYKYGGIQKDSLYTVRASHILIRPENQSDSAKVAARKRAEGVLAQIKGGANFEALARINGMDGTAQQGGDLGFFKNNGSMVKPFEKAVFGFNGTGVLPGIVETDFGFHVIKVTDAKSNTRYKLAAVNRTIAPSQATMDEVLRKADNFAADNTTIQEFEAASKKDKSVLLLRADRIQEGATNVNNMTNAREIVRWAFNDDTKVGEVSDVFQNENQYIVAVLTGKTSKDEVKVNDYRDELTARVRAELKAEQIIKKLDGISGSLEQIAQKYGAGALVESANDITLAQGVLASAGADPAALGKAFGLKVGTKSKPFKGEQGVFIMETVKATPAPAIADVTMYKNTARMMASQRASFYINEAIKENAKVVDNRAKFY, from the coding sequence ATGGCATTAATTACCAAAATCAGAGAAAAATCGGGAATTGCGGCGGCAGCCATTGCCGTAAGTTTAATTCTATTCCTATTAGGAAGCGACATTTTCCAAGGTCGTTCTCGCTTCTTCGGTGGGAGTAGCGACGAAGTTGGAGAAATCGCAGGAGAATCTATAAAATATCAGGATTTCCAGAAAAAAGTAGAAGAAGCTTCGCAAGCTTATTCAGCACAGACAGGTCGTGGCCCTAGCGAACAAGAGTTGTCGATGATGCGTGAACAAGTTTGGAACCAATATATCTTGGACTTAGCTTATGGCAAAGAATATGAAGCCCTAGGCTTATCGGTATCTCCAGACGAATTAGTTGACATGGTGCAAGGCGATAATATCCACCCTTCTGTACGTCAGCAATTCACTAACCCACAAACAGGTCAGTTTGAGAAAAACTTTGTTATTCAGTTTTTGAAAAACTTAAAAACAATGCCTGCTGCTCAGCAACAAGCATGGGCTAACTTCGAGAAATCGTTGAGCCAAGACCGTTTGAGAGCTAAATATGAAAGCTTGTTGAGAATGTCGACTTATACAACTAATATCGAGGCTCAAAAAGAATACAATGCTCAAACAGCTAAGGTTGATGTACACTACTTGTATGTTCCATTCTATTCAATTGCCGACTCGACTATCAAGGTAACAGACAGCCAATTGGAAGACTATTTGGCTAAACACAAGGATTTGTTCAAAGGCGAAAATACTCGTTCGTTACAGTACGTTACATTCCCTGTTATTCCTTCAAAACAAGATACAGCATCATTCTACAACGACATCAAGCGTTTGGCTAAAGAATTGGCTATTGCTAAAAATGACTCGGCGTTTGCAATGATGAATTCAGATGTAAAAACACCTTATTACATGACGCTTGCTGAAATTCCAGAGGCAGTAAAAGGGCAGTTATCAACAATGAATGCTGGTGGTATTTATGGCCCTTTCAAAGATGGTAACGTTTACTCTATCTACAAATACGGTGGAATCCAAAAAGATTCATTATACACAGTACGTGCTAGCCATATCTTGATTCGTCCAGAAAACCAAAGCGACTCAGCCAAAGTAGCTGCTCGTAAGCGTGCAGAGGGTGTTTTGGCTCAGATCAAAGGTGGTGCTAATTTTGAAGCATTGGCTCGTATCAATGGTATGGACGGAACAGCTCAACAAGGCGGTGATTTAGGTTTCTTCAAAAACAATGGCTCAATGGTAAAACCTTTCGAAAAAGCCGTATTTGGCTTTAACGGAACAGGGGTTCTTCCTGGTATTGTTGAAACTGACTTTGGTTTTCACGTAATCAAAGTAACAGATGCAAAATCTAATACACGTTATAAATTGGCTGCTGTAAACCGTACAATTGCTCCAAGCCAAGCTACTATGGATGAAGTGTTGCGTAAGGCCGACAACTTTGCAGCTGACAACACTACTATTCAGGAATTTGAAGCGGCTAGTAAAAAAGATAAATCAGTATTGTTATTGCGTGCTGACCGCATTCAAGAAGGAGCTACTAACGTAAACAACATGACAAATGCTCGTGAAATTGTTCGTTGGGCATTCAACGATGATACTAAAGTAGGTGAAGTTTCGGATGTATTCCAAAATGAAAACCAATACATTGTAGCTGTTTTAACTGGCAAGACATCAAAAGATGAAGTAAAAGTAAATGACTATCGTGACGAACTTACAGCACGTGTAAGAGCAGAATTGAAAGCCGAACAGATTATCAAAAAATTAGATGGTATTTCGGGTAGCTTAGAACAAATCGCTCAGAAATATGGTGCTGGTGCATTGGTAGAAAGTGCCAACGATATTACATTGGCTCAAGGTGTTTTGGCTAGTGCTGGTGCCGACCCTGCTGCTTTAGGTAAAGCTTTTGGCTTGAAAGTTGGTACAAAGTCGAAACCATTCAAAGGCGAACAAGGAGTATTTATTATGGAAACAGTAAAAGCTACTCCTGCTCCTGCTATTGCAGATGTGACAATGTACAAAAACACTGCAAGAATGATGGCTTCTCAAAGAGCTTCATTCTATATCAACGAAGCAATCAAGGAAAATGCGAAAGTTGTTGACAACAGAGCTAAATTCTATTAA
- a CDS encoding aspartate aminotransferase family protein, protein MMNLFNVYPLYDIEPVKAKGSYLWDKNGVEYLDLYGGHAVISIGHSHPYYVEKLTHQLNNIGFYSNSVKIPIQEELADKLGKLSGYEDYALFLCNSGAEANENALKTASFYNGRKKVVAFTKAFHGRTAGAVAVTDNKAIVAPVNYSDHVTFLPFNDVEALQNNVNDETCAVIVEGIQGVGGIQVASEAFLKAAREICDKTGALLILDSVQCGYGRSGKFFSHQFANIHPDLITTAKGMGNGFPIGGVLISPKFQAKFGMLGTTFGGNHLACAAAVAVLDVMKNENLIENAATIGDYLMTNLQSINGIKELRGRGLMIGIEFEQPVDAIRDALLFEHHIFCGYAGKNTLRLLPSLALAQTECDRFFEALQKVIKA, encoded by the coding sequence ATCATGAATCTATTTAATGTTTACCCATTATACGATATTGAACCCGTAAAAGCTAAAGGAAGCTATTTATGGGATAAAAACGGGGTTGAATACCTTGATTTATATGGTGGCCATGCCGTAATTTCTATCGGTCATTCGCATCCATATTATGTAGAAAAACTAACACATCAGCTCAACAATATTGGCTTCTATTCTAATTCTGTGAAAATTCCTATCCAAGAGGAATTAGCCGATAAGCTAGGCAAACTATCGGGGTATGAAGACTATGCTCTCTTCTTGTGTAATTCAGGAGCGGAAGCCAACGAAAATGCCTTGAAAACAGCATCGTTCTATAACGGACGAAAAAAAGTAGTTGCTTTCACAAAAGCTTTTCATGGCAGAACCGCTGGTGCGGTAGCTGTTACCGACAACAAAGCAATTGTAGCACCAGTAAACTATTCAGACCATGTTACATTTTTACCCTTCAACGATGTTGAGGCACTTCAAAACAATGTCAATGACGAAACTTGTGCTGTTATCGTAGAAGGTATTCAAGGCGTTGGGGGTATTCAAGTAGCATCTGAAGCATTTTTGAAAGCTGCCCGTGAAATTTGTGACAAAACAGGAGCATTACTTATCCTCGACTCTGTTCAATGTGGATATGGGCGTTCGGGCAAGTTCTTTTCACACCAATTTGCCAATATTCACCCCGACCTCATTACTACAGCCAAGGGTATGGGTAATGGCTTCCCAATAGGTGGAGTACTGATTTCTCCTAAATTTCAAGCCAAATTTGGGATGTTGGGTACTACTTTTGGCGGCAATCATTTGGCTTGTGCAGCCGCTGTGGCAGTTTTGGATGTCATGAAAAACGAAAACTTGATTGAAAATGCAGCTACTATAGGTGATTACTTAATGACCAACCTTCAATCTATAAACGGTATCAAAGAACTCAGAGGACGAGGTTTGATGATTGGTATTGAATTTGAACAGCCCGTTGATGCAATCAGAGACGCACTTCTTTTTGAGCATCATATATTCTGTGGATATGCAGGCAAAAACACACTACGTTTGTTGCCAAGCCTAGCCCTCGCACAAACTGAATGTGATAGATTTTTTGAGGCTTTACAAAAAGTAATAAAAGCCTAA
- the argC gene encoding N-acetyl-gamma-glutamyl-phosphate reductase has protein sequence MIKVGIIGGAGYTGGELLRILINHPNVEITYVNSKSQVGKPVYATHTDLLGDTELTFSDDLHTNIDVVFLCSGHGESKKFLEANPAFKALKIIDLSTDYRDQSEGFVYGLAELQRDKIKTAHHIANPGCFATSIELALLPLAAAGLVQDAIHISAVTGSTGAGQSLSATSHFSWRNNNISIYKAFTHQHLTEIGMTVNELQNGFDQAINFIPYRGNFTRGIMANVYTRFDGTLEEAKTLYQNYYAGHPFTTVSHSAIDVKQVVNTNKALLHLEVHNGNLLITSIIDNLTKGASGQAVQNMNLIFGLPERTGLNLKSVGF, from the coding sequence ATGATTAAAGTAGGTATTATTGGTGGAGCAGGCTATACAGGAGGCGAACTACTACGAATTTTGATTAACCACCCCAATGTTGAGATAACCTATGTCAACTCAAAATCACAGGTCGGAAAACCTGTTTATGCAACGCATACCGATTTGCTAGGCGATACAGAGTTAACTTTTTCTGACGATTTACATACCAATATCGATGTTGTGTTTTTATGTTCAGGCCATGGCGAGTCGAAAAAATTTTTAGAAGCCAACCCTGCTTTTAAAGCACTAAAAATTATCGACCTTAGTACAGATTATCGTGACCAGTCGGAAGGCTTTGTATATGGTTTGGCAGAACTACAACGTGACAAAATCAAAACAGCTCATCATATTGCCAACCCTGGGTGTTTTGCAACCTCTATCGAACTAGCTCTTTTGCCTTTAGCTGCCGCTGGCTTAGTTCAAGATGCTATTCATATTTCGGCGGTGACGGGTTCTACGGGTGCAGGACAATCACTTTCAGCAACAAGTCATTTTTCATGGAGAAACAATAATATCTCTATTTATAAGGCTTTTACGCACCAACATCTTACCGAAATCGGGATGACAGTCAATGAACTCCAAAATGGGTTTGACCAAGCCATCAATTTTATTCCTTACCGTGGCAATTTTACTCGTGGTATTATGGCCAATGTATATACCCGATTTGATGGAACATTAGAAGAAGCCAAAACCCTTTATCAAAATTACTATGCTGGCCATCCATTTACTACCGTAAGCCACTCGGCTATTGATGTAAAGCAGGTGGTAAATACCAACAAAGCGTTACTTCATTTAGAAGTGCACAATGGTAATTTGTTGATAACAAGTATTATTGACAACCTTACCAAAGGAGCATCGGGACAAGCCGTGCAAAATATGAATCTTATTTTTGGGTTACCAGAACGAACTGGATTAAACCTAAAAAGTGTTGGTTTCTAG